Proteins encoded by one window of Nicotiana tabacum cultivar K326 chromosome 10, ASM71507v2, whole genome shotgun sequence:
- the LOC142165520 gene encoding uncharacterized protein LOC142165520 has protein sequence MPSYAKFLKEILPSKRKFEELYVVMLTELQNKLPQKLGDPGSFTISCTLGGVYFEKALCDSGASINLMSFSIFKKLNLGEMKDIDFIVLEMKECPDEPIILGRPFLATGYETSSSYFSIDMLNYLTDEFKDDQLSPDSMER, from the exons ATGCCTTCTTATGCCAAATTCCTAAAAGAAATTTTGCCAAGTAAAAGGAAATTTGAAGAACTTTATGTGGTGATGCTTACTGAacttcaaaataagctaccaCAAAAACTTGGTGATCCAGGTAGTTTTACAATTTCATGCACTTTGGGAGGAGTATATTTTGAAAAAGCACTTTGTGATTCTGGAGCTTCAATTAACTTGATGTCATTTTCtatctttaaaaaattaaatcttGGTGAAATGAAAGACATAG ATTTTATAGTACTTGAAATGAAGGAATGTCCTGATGAACCAATCATTTTgggtagaccatttcttgccaCAG GATATGAGACATCATCTTCGTATTTTTCGATTGACATGCTTAATTATCTTACAGATGAATTCAAAGATGATCAATTGAGTCCAGACTCAATGGAAAGATGA